GGGAGAGTTTTTGCGGGTGGTGGGGCGGTTGTTTCGGCGGGCGGAGGCGCAGGCGAATGTGGATGCCAAGCCGGGGCAGCCGGGGATGCGGTTGGAGGAGATTGAGCTGGCGATCGAGGTGAGTGGTGAGGGGGAAATCAAGCTTGTTGCGGGTGGAAAGGCGGGTGGCAAGGGGGCGATTAAGCTGAAGTTTAAGCGGC
The nucleotide sequence above comes from Romeriopsis navalis LEGE 11480. Encoded proteins:
- a CDS encoding Pepco domain-containing protein, whose product is MSDDKIWVVTSESDDADVSAAPIAGQKGWGEEVRQQVAQFRDRQLDAADLERKMGEFLRVVGRLFRRAEAQANVDAKPGQPGMRLEEIELAIEVSGEGEIKLVAGGKAGGKGAIKLKFKRPPEK